The sequence below is a genomic window from Candidatus Ancaeobacter aquaticus.
TTAACCTTTTTCCAATCTGCATCTTGAACAGTGTTATATAAAAACGATCTCCAATTATCTTGTGATAAGACATCCCCTTTCCATCCTGTCTGAGACAATGCATTATTCAGAAGCGCTAAGTTTGGGACTATGTCTTTCCATTTAGAAAAATACCAGCCAATATCAAAGTAATCCCTGCCTTTAGTGTATTTTCTGTTCAGCAGTGCATGCAATTTACCTGCAAATAATGATGGTAAATCATACGTCAGAAACGCAATGGGAAAATATTTATTAACAATAGATGTTTCCAGCACGCTACCTTGTGGAGGCTTTGTATCAACTTTGATGTATAGCCTTCCCGAGAAGCCGCTAACTCTAAAACATACTCTTTCATAATGTTTTTTC
It includes:
- a CDS encoding nucleotidyl transferase AbiEii/AbiGii toxin family protein produces the protein MKKHYERVCFRVSGFSGRLYIKVDTKPPQGSVLETSIVNKYFPIAFLTYDLPSLFAGKLHALLNRKYTKGRDYFDIGWYFSKWKDIVPNLALLNNALSQTGWKGDVLSQDNWRSFLYNTVQDADWKKVKGDVGNFLENPSDIEIFTKENVLKLSEPG